A part of Miscanthus floridulus cultivar M001 chromosome 6, ASM1932011v1, whole genome shotgun sequence genomic DNA contains:
- the LOC136458209 gene encoding peroxidase 1-like, giving the protein MAKESKPTTAGVALRLAVAACVLCLLPATARAQLRVGFYDTSCPNAEALVRQAVAAAFAKDAGIAAGLIRLHFHDCFVRGCDASVLLTVNPGGGQTERHAKQNNPSLRGFDVIDAAKTAVEQSCPRTVSCADIVAFAARDSISLTGSVSYQVPAGRRDGRVSKESDTVDLPAPTSTAQTLIDKFAAKDLTLEDMVVLSGAHTVGRSFCVSFFQRVWNTSANPPTAIVDAGLSSSYAALLRALCPSSTTQTTPITTAMDPGTPNVLDNNYYKLLPRGMGLFFSDNQLRVNTQMAALVSSFAANETLWKEKFAAAMVKMGRIQVQTGTCGEVRLNCGVVNPSSYSSPASTVELGSSAPAVDEEGYAAS; this is encoded by the exons ATGGCTAAGGAAAGCAAGCCGACGACGGCCGGAGTGGCCCTGCGGCTGGCCGTCGCCGCGTGCGTGCTATGCCTTCTGCCGGCGACGGCCCGCGCGCAGCTCCGGGTGGGATTCTACGACACCAGCTGCCCCAACGCCGAGGCGCTCGTCCGCCAGGCCGTCGCGGCCGCCTTCGCCAAGGACGCCGGCATCGCCGCCGGCCTCATCCGCCTCCATTTCCACGACTGCTTTGTCAGG GGCTGTGATGCATCTGTCCTCCTCACCGTGAACCCTGGCGGCGGCCAGACCGAGCGTCACGCCAAACAAAACAACCCGAGCCTCCGCGGCTTCGACGTGATCGACGCTGCCAAGACCGCCGTTGAGCAGAGCTGCCCGCGCACCGTCTCGTGCGCCGACATCGTCGCCTTCGCCGCTCGCGACAGCATCAGCCTCACCGGGAGCGTCTCGTACCAGGTCCCCGCGGGCCGGCGCGACGGCCGCGTGTCCAAAGAGTCGGACACCGTCGACCTGCCCGCGCCCACCTCCACGGCGCAGACCCTCATCGACAAGTTCGCGGCCAAGGACCTCACCTTGGAGGATATGGTCGTCCTCTCTGGCGCCCACACCGTCGGCCGCTCCTTCTGCGTCTCCTTCTTCCAGCGCGTCTGGAACACAAGCGCGAACCCCCCTACGGCAATC GTGGACGCGGGGCTGAGCTCGTCGTACGCGGCGCTGCTACGCGCGCTGTGCCCGTCGAGCACGACGCAGACGACGCCGATCACGACGGCCATGGACCCCGGGACGCCCAACGTGCTGGACAACAACTACTACAAGCTCCTGCCACGCGGCATGGGGCTCTTCTTCTCCGACAACCAGCTGCGCGTCAACACGCAGATGGCCGCGCTGGTGAGCAGCTTCGCGGCGAACGAGACGCTGTGGAAGGAGAAATTCGCGGCGGCCATGGTGAAGATGGGCCGCATCCAGGTGCAGACGGGAACGTGCGGGGAGGTCCGTCTCAACTGCGGCGTCGTCAACCCGAGTTCATACTCGTCGCCGGCGTCGACGGTGGAGCTGGGTTCGAGCGCGCCAGCCGTTGATGAAGAGGGCTACGCCGCGAGCTAG